One region of Aeromicrobium sp. Sec7.5 genomic DNA includes:
- the ppk2 gene encoding polyphosphate kinase 2, with product MPETLQIDRLDGFSVDDSDDDDPVLLDASGLPVDTWREGYPYDERLDRTTYDLEKRLLQIELIKLQSWVKDTGQRIVLVFEGRDAAGKGGTIKRFTEHLNPRGARVVALVKPTDREQSQWYLQRYVAHLPSAGEVVFFDRSWYNRAGVERVMGFCTPDQYTEFLRQAPAFEKMLVNDGVHVVKFWFSVSRAEQLTRFTIRQIDPVRQWKLSPMDLASLDKWDAYTQAKEAMFRKTDTRHSPWTVVKSNDKKRARLEAMRHVLHRFDYPGKDHDVVRTPDPLVVGAAADLFDPDDADVD from the coding sequence GTGCCCGAGACCCTGCAGATCGATCGGCTCGACGGATTCAGCGTCGACGACTCCGACGACGACGACCCCGTCCTGCTCGACGCCTCCGGCCTCCCGGTCGACACCTGGCGGGAGGGCTACCCGTACGACGAGCGGCTCGACCGCACGACGTACGACCTCGAGAAGCGGCTCCTGCAGATCGAGCTGATCAAGCTGCAGAGCTGGGTCAAGGACACCGGCCAGCGGATCGTGCTGGTGTTCGAGGGACGCGACGCGGCCGGCAAGGGCGGCACGATCAAGCGTTTCACCGAGCACCTGAACCCGCGTGGTGCCCGGGTCGTCGCGCTCGTGAAGCCCACCGACCGCGAGCAGAGCCAGTGGTACCTGCAGCGCTACGTGGCCCACCTGCCGAGCGCCGGGGAGGTCGTGTTCTTCGACCGCTCCTGGTACAACCGGGCGGGCGTCGAGCGGGTCATGGGGTTCTGCACGCCCGACCAGTACACGGAGTTCCTGCGGCAGGCACCGGCGTTCGAGAAGATGCTGGTCAACGACGGCGTGCACGTCGTGAAGTTCTGGTTCTCGGTCTCGCGCGCCGAGCAGCTGACGCGCTTCACGATCCGCCAGATCGACCCGGTGCGGCAGTGGAAGCTCTCGCCGATGGACCTCGCGTCGCTCGACAAGTGGGACGCCTACACGCAGGCCAAGGAGGCGATGTTCCGCAAGACCGACACGCGGCACTCGCCGTGGACCGTCGTGAAGAGCAACGACAAGAAGCGGGCCCGGCTCGAGGCGATGCGCCACGTGCTCCACCGCTTCGACTACCCGGGCAAGGACCACGACGTCGTGCGCACGCCCGACCCGCTCGTCGTGGGCGCTGCGGCGGACCTGTTCGACCCGGACGACGCCGACGTCGACTGA